In the Hordeum vulgare subsp. vulgare chromosome 7H, MorexV3_pseudomolecules_assembly, whole genome shotgun sequence genome, one interval contains:
- the LOC123408472 gene encoding beta-1,6-galactosyltransferase GALT31A-like isoform X2, with translation MSRVHGALSATALQESEVSTGKAMAAARPHHRAPPGRVPTRCVAALCTACFLLGVCVVNRYWAVPEPPDCPSKANFGRSRAVLSQAQTREVVIALDRTISDIEMRLAAARAAQMRSQGASPSDSAADHGNMRPRLLFVMGIMTTFDNRRRRDSLRKTWVPQGERLRRLEKDKGIAMRFVIGRSANPGPDSEVERAMDAEDKEYNDILRLNHVEGQDGLPLKIQMFLSTALSTWDADFYVKVDDDVHVNIGITRSILSRHRSKPRVYIGCMKSGPVIANNESKYYEPDHWKFGTAGNNYFRHATRQLYAITRDLATYVSANKHILHKYTNEDVSFGSWLIGLDVEHVDERSLCCGIPPDCEWKAQAGNPCGASFDWNCSGICNPAERMEEVHRRCWEHREAALPQAQES, from the exons ATGAGCCGAGTCCACGGAGCACTGAGCGCTACTGCATTGCAG GAATCCGAGGTGAGCACGGGCAAAGCGATGGCCGCGGCCAGGCCGCACCACAGGGCGCCACCGGGCCGCGTGCCCACGAGGTGCGTCGCCGCGCTCTGCACCGCCTGCTTCCTCCTCGGCGTCTGCGTTGTTAACCG CTACTGGGCGGTTCCCGAGCCACCCGACTGCCCAAGCAAG GCGAATTTTGGCCGCTCGAGGGCCGTGCTGAGCCAAGCACAAACCCGCGAAGTCGTCAT CGCGTTGGACAGGACGATATCGGACATCGAGATGCGCCTGGCTGCCGCTAGGGCCGCGCAGATGAGGAGCCAAGGCGCGTCGCCGAGTGATTCAGCCGCTGACCATGGAAACATGCGACCTAGACTGCTTTTCGTCATGGGCATCATGACCACGTTCGACAATCGGAGGCGCAGAGACTCTCTCAGGAAGACGTGGGTGCCACAAG GTGAGCGTTTGCGAAGGCTGGAGAAAGACAAGGGCATTGCCATGCGTTTTGTTATTGGACGAAG TGCAAATCCTGGTCCTGACAGTGAAGTGGAGCGTGCCATGGATGCAGAAGATAAAGAATACAACGATATTCTTAGACTT AATCACGTTGAAGGCCAGGATGGGCTTCCTTTGAAGATTCAGATGTTTCTTTCAACTGCTCTGTCCACGTGGGATGCTGATTTCTATGTCAAAGTTGACGATGATGTTCACGTCAACATTG GTATTACCAGATCGATTTTGTCAAGGCATAGGTCAAAACCTCGGGTGTACATCGGTTGCATGAAATCCGGACCTGTGATTGCTAACAA TGAATCTAAGTATTACGAACCAGATCATTGGAAGTTTGGGACTGCGGGTAACAACTATTTTAGGCACGCAACACGGCAGCTGTATGCTATAACAAGGGACTTGGCGACCTACGTATCAGCAAACAA GCATATCTTGCACAAATATACAAATGAAGATGTATCATTTGGTTCTTGGTTGATTGGGTTGGATGTTGAGCATGTTGATGAGAGAAGTCTTTGTTGTGGTATTCCTCCAG ACTGCGAATGGAAGGCGCAGGCTGGGAATCCATGTGGGGCATCCTTCGACTGGAACTGCTCCGGCATCTGCAACCCAGCAGAGAGAATGGAGGAGGTGCACCGGCGATGCTGGGAACATCGCGAGGCTGCTCTGCCACAAGCGCAGGAGTCTTGA
- the LOC123408472 gene encoding beta-1,6-galactosyltransferase GALT31A-like isoform X1 — MSRVHGALSATALQESEVSTGKAMAAARPHHRAPPGRVPTRCVAALCTACFLLGVCVVNRYWAVPEPPDCPSKANFGRSRAVLSQAQTREVVIALDRTISDIEMRLAAARAAQMRSQGASPSDSAADHGNMRPRLLFVMGIMTTFDNRRRRDSLRKTWVPQGERLRRLEKDKGIAMRFVIGRSANPGPDSEVERAMDAEDKEYNDILRLNHVEGQDGLPLKIQMFLSTALSTWDADFYVKVDDDVHVNIGMPTQNPLLLVNVSPVFSCTEVFSLNTGITRSILSRHRSKPRVYIGCMKSGPVIANNESKYYEPDHWKFGTAGNNYFRHATRQLYAITRDLATYVSANKHILHKYTNEDVSFGSWLIGLDVEHVDERSLCCGIPPDCEWKAQAGNPCGASFDWNCSGICNPAERMEEVHRRCWEHREAALPQAQES, encoded by the exons ATGAGCCGAGTCCACGGAGCACTGAGCGCTACTGCATTGCAG GAATCCGAGGTGAGCACGGGCAAAGCGATGGCCGCGGCCAGGCCGCACCACAGGGCGCCACCGGGCCGCGTGCCCACGAGGTGCGTCGCCGCGCTCTGCACCGCCTGCTTCCTCCTCGGCGTCTGCGTTGTTAACCG CTACTGGGCGGTTCCCGAGCCACCCGACTGCCCAAGCAAG GCGAATTTTGGCCGCTCGAGGGCCGTGCTGAGCCAAGCACAAACCCGCGAAGTCGTCAT CGCGTTGGACAGGACGATATCGGACATCGAGATGCGCCTGGCTGCCGCTAGGGCCGCGCAGATGAGGAGCCAAGGCGCGTCGCCGAGTGATTCAGCCGCTGACCATGGAAACATGCGACCTAGACTGCTTTTCGTCATGGGCATCATGACCACGTTCGACAATCGGAGGCGCAGAGACTCTCTCAGGAAGACGTGGGTGCCACAAG GTGAGCGTTTGCGAAGGCTGGAGAAAGACAAGGGCATTGCCATGCGTTTTGTTATTGGACGAAG TGCAAATCCTGGTCCTGACAGTGAAGTGGAGCGTGCCATGGATGCAGAAGATAAAGAATACAACGATATTCTTAGACTT AATCACGTTGAAGGCCAGGATGGGCTTCCTTTGAAGATTCAGATGTTTCTTTCAACTGCTCTGTCCACGTGGGATGCTGATTTCTATGTCAAAGTTGACGATGATGTTCACGTCAACATTGGTATGCCTACACAGAACCCTTTGTTGCTGGTAAACGTTTCACCGGTGTTCTCATGCACCGAGGTTTTCTCTCTTAACACAGGTATTACCAGATCGATTTTGTCAAGGCATAGGTCAAAACCTCGGGTGTACATCGGTTGCATGAAATCCGGACCTGTGATTGCTAACAA TGAATCTAAGTATTACGAACCAGATCATTGGAAGTTTGGGACTGCGGGTAACAACTATTTTAGGCACGCAACACGGCAGCTGTATGCTATAACAAGGGACTTGGCGACCTACGTATCAGCAAACAA GCATATCTTGCACAAATATACAAATGAAGATGTATCATTTGGTTCTTGGTTGATTGGGTTGGATGTTGAGCATGTTGATGAGAGAAGTCTTTGTTGTGGTATTCCTCCAG ACTGCGAATGGAAGGCGCAGGCTGGGAATCCATGTGGGGCATCCTTCGACTGGAACTGCTCCGGCATCTGCAACCCAGCAGAGAGAATGGAGGAGGTGCACCGGCGATGCTGGGAACATCGCGAGGCTGCTCTGCCACAAGCGCAGGAGTCTTGA